CAGAGCCTGGAGAACCCTGCCTCCAACCTCCATGACTGATGACTCCGCCCTACCCCTGCCCAGGTGGTTTCCTCTTCAGGAACCTTTGCTTTGGGGCAGATTGGGAAAAGGCATGGACTTTTCTGCTGGGCAGGTGGAAGTGCCCTCGAGGGTTCTGCTCTCCACATATTCAAGTGGGCCACTGCATGGGATGGGCTCCATGGTGCCATCTGGGTGATGTATCTGATTTGTTCACAGGTCATCTCAGGCCTGTCACTCTTACTCCTCTATCACAGCAGCCACCAGAGTGGTTTTCCTAAAACACTGACCTGACCGTGTTACTTGCCTACTTATTAAAAACTCTTGGTCCTTTCAAGGGACACGGCTGGTCTCATTCATTCTGTCACCACTGCCCAGTAAGTATGTGCATGCCACAGGGTCAACCTTCTTCATGAAGGGTTTGGACAGTGGCTGTCCCTTGTGTAGCCTGTCAGGGCTCTCGATTTTGGCTCTAAGCAGGGTAGGGGCCCCCTGTGCTTCATTGTCCCAGTGACAAGACTATTGTGACACTCCCCTACTGTGTCTCCTCAGCTAGAGGACCCTCATAATATTTTCCTGCTGGAAACCTCTAGGCTTTCTATGACTCTTTCTCTCCAGTCTCCACTCAAACTTAGTTTAGGTTCCCTCTGAGGAAATGATGACAGAGTGTCCTTTCTTGCCCTGCCCCAAGGGAGCTAGGTCCCTCTGCTGGGGTGAGCACCTGGAGTCATACCTGATAAGCTgttttccccctgcccccagctcatTGCCAGAGGAGAAGAACCGGAATAGCTTCTCCTTTGAGACCTGCCTGAGGCCAAGTGAGAAGCAAGAGGTGGAGCCCAGAGAGCCAGACCCTGAGCAAAAAAGGAGCCGTGCTCGGGAGCGGAGACGTGAGGGGCGCTCTAAGACCTTTGATTGGGCTGAGTTCCGCCCCTTGCAGCAGGCCCTGGCTCAGGAGAGGGCCAGTGCCACAGTGCCCCCCGACACACTCcctgaggcagagctgggagagctgGAGCGGGAACGTGCTCGGAGGCGGGAAGAACGCCGCAAGCGCTTCGGGATGCTTGACACTGTGGATGGGCCAGCCACTGACGATGCAGCCTTGCGGATGGAGGTTGATAGGAGCCCAGGGCTGCCTGTGCCCCCTGACCCCAAGACACAAAATGTCCATGTAGAGATTGAACAACGGTGGCATCAGGTGGAGACCACCCCTCTACGGGAAGAAAAGCAGGTGCCCATTGCCCCTCTGCACCTGTCCTCTGAGGACAGAAGTGACAGGCTCTCCAGTCATGAGCTGACCTCTCTGCTGGAAAAGGAGGTAATGACTAGAGGCAGCCATAAGTGGACAGGTGGGTGGGTTCCATATAGCAGCCTTTCCTGAGCAACCATGGTACCTGGTGGTGGCCTGAGTGGTTCAGCTGCATAACACTGAGGGAGACATGTTCCCTCCCCTCAGGGGCTGGCAGACCATTCAGGAATATAGACACATGGGCGGACAGGTTCTTAGAGTACAGTGTAATTGGTGACAGGTACAGGAAGTGCCAACGCatgctgggtggcagggagggggcaccAGACCTTTCCAGAAGGACAGAGTAGTTTGCCATGTGGCAAGGGCACTGCCATTAAGAGTCAGGGGTGGCCAGAAAAGAGGCTAGTAGGGTTGCAGAGCCCAGGTGGGGGCCTTGTATACTCAGGCTGAAGACGAATGTGAGCAGAGTTAGTTTTTGATCCTCACTAGGCAGCTCTGGGTCAAGCAGGCCAAAGGTGGAGCCAGAGAAGAGCCCCAGTGCTTTCTAGGCAGCCTGGTGACCTTCATTGAGAcctgggagggtgcagggcaggaaGCAGGTGGATTCTAGATATTCAAGATATAAAACAGAGGCCCTTGGTGGCTGAGCAGATGAAAGGTGCCCTGTAACTCACCTCAGTCAGCTGCACTGTGGAGGCCTTTTGTGGAGCAGGCCTCTCGGGGCATCTAGATGCAGAGATGAGCAGCCAGCCCCTGCATTTGAAGCATAATATGTTCCTTCATGAAAACATATGCAGGAACCAAATCTGGGGAACTTCAGTGAGTTTCTAAGTCTGAGCAAGGAGTTCCTGGCCAAGGGGGTACAAATGTGTTCTTTTACATAAGTAGCTAATTGAAGATTTGTCACTTTGGTCTgccttcacttttcttctttttcctagtttATTAGATTTATGAGGCTGGCATCTATCACTAGCATGaacactttgattttatttccatttttttttctttttatttccattttttatgtttGTAAATAAGATAATAAAGACAGTATGCAGTAAGTAAAAGTTCAAACTCACTCTGCTCAAAGCTGCAAAAATGGGCCTGCTGACCAGCAGACCACACACTGAACCGTACATTTATCTAAAGCAGCAATGTCTGAAAGTCAGTTCTCCGCACCTCTCACAGCACATCCTGGCAGCGCCTCCCTGTGCCCTGTCCTCCATCTCCCCACTTCCTGCAGCCtccggggcagggcagggcaggcacgCTGGCCCATGTGGTCCAGTAGGCACCTAGAGAATATTTGAGGAAgagatgaatagatgaatgactGAATTTGAAACCATTGAACGCAAGAAGAGTGTGAAGTAGCTTCCTTACTTTCCACATCTTGTGGAATACTTCAGGAATCCTCTTTGCAGACTTTTATGTGGAATCCCTTGTATAAAAGTGGAATTGTTGTGGTGGGAGACAAGGCAGGGCCTGGAATGAGGCTTGCCTAGGGCAGCACTGGACTTTTTAACCATGCTGAGGATGCAGAAAGGACCCAGAGGCATGATCTTCCTTCTGGTACAGGCACAAAGGCTCAGTTTCTGGTGGGGTCTGAGTACTGGAACCTTAAGCAGGTGTGAAAATTTTGTGGGCCTTCCGTGTAACAGGTCTGCCATGTTATAGATGTATATATACTTACAGTGGGAGCCTTCTGTTCCAGATGCTGCACTTCAGGGCAGATTAGCTTATCCCTGACCTCTAGAAGGCCAGGGAGGATTCTGCTCAGTCCAGCTCATGCCAGAAATGCCACTCTGGGCCTGCACTGTACTGCTGCTTCTCTCTGTTGCTGTCATGGTGCTTAAAAATGCATGTCTTTCTGCCAACAGTTGGAGCAGAGCCAGAAGGAGGCCTCAGACCTTTTGGAGCAAAACCGGCTCCTACAGGATCAACTGAGAGTGGCTCTGGGCCGGgagcagagtgcccgggaaggcTATGTGCTGCAGGTAGGGCTGAGGGGCTGCCTCGGTGCTCGAGATGCACTCAGGGCCTCTGTGCAAAGGACTCCAGCAGGCTAAGAATGTGCAAAACCTGCCTGAGCAGGAGCCGCCTCTGCCAGGTGCCATCCTCTGGCTCCTCTGCCCCAGGACTGTGGCTCTCAGAGCCTGAAACTTCTATATCTAAgggtttttcctttgttttttaataaagtaattttggtgttttttttttcttctcaaaataacccaatatatatttattatgaataCCATACACTTGCAAGTCACTtctaagttgtttatttttttaaaaaacagtaatagGCCTATTTTACAGATTGAAGAAATTGAGTAACAGCCAGCCAAGTGCCTCCTTATGACCAAGTTAGTGGCAGAGGTGGCAATGGGTCCTCCTTCCCTATCTGTGTCTATACCATACCTAACAGGTAGACCTGGGCTACTACCACTAGCTCAGTGGTCCCACTTCTTTCTACCTAGACTGAAGTTTCAAGGAGAAAATGTGGCCATTCAGCCCTGAGCCAGTCTAGAAGGGGAGATGAGGAGAGCCACAGCCTGGGTCCTAAGCTGAGGGCCCAGACCAAGTATCCACCACCAAAGATCTCTGTGCCCCTGTCCTGCTCAGCAAGCAGATTCACAGAGAGCACTGAGCACTGCTGGGGGATGTCTCCCCAGGCAGTAGGTCAGCTGGACAGGGTGGGCCGGTGTGGGCTGACTGTCCTACAGCATTCTAGGCCCTATTCTAGTTCTGGGGTACAAAGTAAAACACTCCTGCCCTGTGGAGTGACATGCTGGTGGGGAGAGACAACTGGGCGAAAGCAAAATGGGTTGATGGAACAGGGCTCTCTGCCAAAGCTGAGGACTCAGCTGTTAAGTCAGGGTTCTGGATTTAAGTGTaggctctgccactgaccagcACAAGctggtgtcccctcccccacagcattAGCTTCTCCTAGATTGTCTAGACTTAGACCTTGTCCTGATGGCCCTTCCAGCTCTCAGTGACTCCGAGTCTCTATGAATAGTTGCTATGTCAACATTTTCAGATCATCGTGCCTTGGCTGCCTCTGTCCAAGGCATCCTGGGTACCTCGTGAACCCCCTAGGCAGAGTGTGCCTTCTTGCCGCTATCCATGCCatttttgttgctttctgtttcttccatttctttttcccccaaCTTGGACTGTGGCCCTGGGCGCCTGtgtgccctgcaccctcctccccagccctttcTGCCATAGTCACTGCTGTGCCCAGTTCAGTTATTGCCATGCTCCAGGAGCTGGTGATGGTGGGCATCTTTCATACATGGCTCACTCTGGGCTTTCTGGGTCATTTGTGCAGAACTCCAGATCTGAGGAGCATCTTTTTAAACCTTGGTTGGGCCCCCGTCCTATACGAATTCACTTAACATCGGGTGGTAAAGATACTAGCAGGAGACTTTGCACATCTTAACCTCAGAACCTACCTCTGTGTCTAACTTGGAGGATTGCATGATCCTGCACCCAGTCCCTTATCAGTTGGCACTGGGCAGAACTGGCTTCTAAATACCTTCCCACTAGGTCTAATAGGTTGCTTTTACCTCCCTTCGCACTTTGGGAATGCTTATAATCAGAAGTCAGAAGGAGCAAGGACCTTTGGGGTTAGGGTCAGAAGGAGTCTGCCCAGGAACGGCACTGTGCTAACTGTGCTGGGAGGAGAAGCTTGCATGGTTTGGACTTGCAGAGGAGTGTAACTTAATAACGTAACTGAGTGTCACATCTGTGGCTTCCCCAGCAGACTGAGGCAGGCCAAATTCTTAGGCTGGGCTGTTACCACTTTTGTtcatgttcttgttttttttcctgtgttattaGTTCTGTCTAGTCTGCATGCCTTTCCTTTTGGGGAGTTTTGTTtcgtttgtgttttgttttttgcatgcTTCTTCACACTTTCTTATTTTGAATTCCAtgaaagtttgtttgttttgttgattatcaCATTTTACTCCATGGTTTTTGTTTTCCCCTCATTTTGTCTTCTTACAGGTAGTTCTTCCTGTTACTGTAGAGGACGAGCTCCACTTCCAAAAGGAAAATGTTCGGATGTCACCTTGCTGACATTCCTGAGCAGtagcctcccttccttctctccctgtcctAGAAGGAAGTGACATCATCACTTGCACCCTGCCTCCTGTGCTTTTTTAGGGTTGATTGTCTAGAGCTGTGtaccttttgttttgcaaaacAAACAGATGCCCATGCTCTactcccccttctttccttcctctctcttgttCTCAGTCTTTGTTTTTGCTTACCCATGTGTTccattattctttttgtttggttACTTCTCCTAGAAGCTGTATGATTAGAGTTGTTTTGGTGttattgttcatgttttctgTTTACCTGGAAGCAACACTTACCAAAATAATTAAGATgatttgttggattttttttttaatgaaaaaaattgtgcCACGGATAATTATCGGCAAACCCACCAAGGAGCTTTTCTGTGGTTGACCCCGGCCAGAGGTGTGACACTCAGAACTGGGAAGCCCGAGTGTTTCTAACCACTGTTTAATCGGTTTTTTTAAGACTGAAGTGGCCACCTCCCAACCTGGTGCCTGGCAGAGGCTCCACAGAGTCAATCAAGATCTGCAAAGGGAGCTGGAGGTCCAGTGCCGGCGCCAGGGGCTAACCACGCAGCAGACCCAGGCCCCGAAGCACAGCTACGGGGAGGCCAAGGAGACAGTCCAGCACCACGAGGCCGAGATCCACAGCCTTCAGGCGAGGCTCAGCAATGCTGCCGCTGAGCTCACCATCAAGGAACAGGCACTGGCCAAGCTCAAGGATGACCTGAAACTGGAGAAGGACAAGGTCCGTGAGCATTTGGAGGAGTGGCAGCACAGCAAGGCTGCGCTGAGCGGTCAGCTCCAGGCCAGCGAGCAGAAACTCAAGAGCGCAGAGGCCCTGCTGCTAGAGAAGACACAGGCACTGCGGGACTTGGAGACACAACAGGCGCTGCAGAGGGACCGGCAGAAGGAGGTGCAAAGGCTGCAGGAGCGCATCACTGATCTCAGCCAGCAGCTCAGTGCCAGTGAGCAGGCCCAGCAGCTGATGGAGGAGAAGCTGCAGAGGAACTACGAGCTGCTGCTGGAGAGCTGTGAGAAGGAGAAGCAGGTGCTGCTGCAGAACCTGAGGCAGGTGGAGGACAAGGCCAGTGCCTATGAGAACCAGCTCCAGGACCATGAACGACAGATGGAGCTCCTCCAGAAGGAGAAACTTAGTGCCAGGTTTGAGGGCAGCGAGGCCATGCAccagctggaggagcagctgcAGGTGAAGGAGGCCAGCATCCACAAGCTGGCTGAGCATGTCCAAAGCCTCAGAGATGAGCGGGACCTGATCAAGCAGCGGTTCCAGGAGCTGATGGAGCGCGTTGCCCTGTCTGATGGGGACGTTGCTGAGCTTCAGAAGAAgctgaggggaagagaggcagacTACCAGAACCTGGAGCACTCCTACAGGAGAGTAGCCAGCCAGCTCCAGGGCATGCACACTCTgctgaaagagaaggaggaagagctgAAGCACATCAAGGAAATgcatgagaaagttctggaaaagAAAGATCAGGACCTCAATGAGGCTTTGGTTAAAATGGTTGCCTTGGGGAGCAGCTTAGAGGAAACAGAAATGAAGCTCCAGACAAAGGAAGAGATTTTAAGGAAGTTTACAAAGGCATCATTAGAGGAAGCTGAGGAGCTGCAGAGCTCCctggaagaagcagaggaggaTGACATTGCACTTTCAGGCCCACAGCTCCAAGCCTCAGGCTCATCTTCAGGCTTCCCACCCTTGAGGCTCGAGGAGGATGACTCAGGGGCTGCTCTTAAGGAGAAACATGGGCACAGCAGCCCTAGGACAGAAGTGAGCATAATACCCCCAAAGTCAGAAGTGCCTGACAAGGAGGAGCACTCgaagaacacagaaaaatgtGATCAGGGGGTACCCAGTATGAAAAGGCAAAGAATCCGGTTCTCCACAATCCAGTGCCAGAAATACACCCAGCCTGATGGGTCCGAGAAGACCTGGACCAGTAGCACGTCTTCTGACACTAGTCAGGACCGGTCGCCCTCAGAGGAAAGCATGTCCTCAGAGGCCACCCTGAGCTCTCTCCCTGCAGCCAGTGATTCTGATACCTACCTCTCGATAATACACTCCCTGGAGACCAAGCTCTACATCACAGAAGAAAAGCTCAAAGATGTGACAGTGAAGCTGGAGAGCCAGCAGGGCCAGAGCCAGGAGGCCCTGCTCACACTCCACCACCAGTGGGCTGGCACCGAGGCACGGCTCCGAGAGCAGCTCCATGCCAGCCTACTCCAGGTTGGTGTGCTGGCCTCCCAGCTGGAGCAGGAAAAACAGGCTAGGGCAAAAATAGTTGAAAATCACGTCGGGGAGCTTGGCAATTTCCATGTAAAAAACACTCAGGCCTTGGCTTGCTTAGAAAATTGCCGCGAACAACTACGATCTCTGCCAGGGTCTGGCCAGGAGGaagcacaggaggcaggagcggGCCCCCTGGCCAGCATCGAGAGAGTGTTAGTCCATGCCATCCAGGCCCTACGTCACTGGCCAGCCCCTGCAGACAGCAGGGCCCATGCTCAGCTAGAGGAAGGGAGAATcttggagaaggggaaagagactTCGCAGCAGCCACCTCACCTGCCTGAACTGACTGAGCAGGAGCAGCTTAAGCTACTTTCTGATCAAATAGCTCTGGAAGCCTCACTGATAAATCAAATAGCagactctttaaaaaatacaacatcaGATATCTCGCGTGTTCTCCATGAGATTTCTCAGTCAGGGAGGTTGCCCCTGGAGTCTGGAAGCACAGCATCCTGTCTTGGGGCTGCAGCAGACACTTGGGCTAAGAAGGTGCTGGTGGATGGTGAATTCTGGAGCCAGGTTGAGTCCCTGAGTAAGCACCTGGGGATGCTGGGAGGAGAGGCAGCTAGTGCATCAGGAGGTGGGCAGCAGAGCATCCCACAagccctggtccctgccctggCCGATGCTACATGGGTCCGGGCGGAGCTCAGCTTTGCTGTGCAGTCGTTGAGGGAGTCATTCCACCGTCGGTTGCAGAGCATCCAGGAGACTCTCCGGGGGACCCAGACGGCCCTGCAGCAGCATAAGCACATGCTGGGGGAAATCCTGGGAGCCTACCAAACCCCTGACTTTGAGAGAGTGATGCAGCAGGTCTCGGAAGCCCTCACGCTTCCAGCAGGCATTATAGATGGTGTACAGGTGTCCTGGGACTTGAGCTCATTAGGAGAAGAACTGAGTCATCAAGATGAAGCCAGCTCCCAGGAACCCTTTCACTTGTCGGATCAGAGCTCCGGGGCCCTCGTTGCTATTCAGGAAGAACTCGCCCTGCAGCTTAAAGATAAGGCCAGCCTCTTAAGAGATATATCTGCCTCTTTAACTTCTCTCCCCCCTGTGGAATCAGTAAGAGATTGTCAGAAGCTTCTTCAGGTGTCCCAGAATCTTTCCTATAACACTTATTTGGGAGGCCTTGGTCAATATTCTTCATTATTAGTTAAAGATGCAATCATTCAGGCGCAGGTGTGTTATGCAGCCTGCAAAATCCGGCTGGAGTATGAAAAGGAGCTCCAGTGCTACAAGGAGTCCTGGCAGAGCACAGGGGCTTCCTGTCAGGAACACGAGCAGGCTGTTGGGGCCCTGAGGGAGGAGTACAAGGAACTTCTCCAGAAGCAGAAGAGCGAGTACCTGGAAGTGATTGCCATCGTTCAAAGGGAAAATGCAGAGCTCAAGGCCCAGGTCACCCAGCTAGACCATCAGCAGAGGTACCTGGAAGAAGTAGAAAGCAAGCACAGTGAAAACATGTTTGCCCTGCAAGGGAGGTATGAGGAGGAAATCAGGTGTGTGGTGGAGCAGTTGAACAGAGCAGAGAATACACTGCAGGCTGAGCACAGCAGAGTCCTCAGCCAGCTGGATGCCTCCGTCAGAGACAGGCAGGACATGGAGAAGCACCACGTGGAGCAGATGCAGACCCTGGAGGATAAGTTCCAGCTTAAGGTCAAAGAGCTACAGACCATCCATGAGGAAGAGCTGAGGACCTTGCAGGAGCACTACTCCCAGAACCTCCAGTGCCTGCAGGAGAGACTCTGCCACTACCAGGGGCGGCCCCTGGAAGCCCTCCTGGCTAGCAGCCCCCACGAGCTGCCCACCTCGACCTGGCCATCCAACCAGCCCCAGGAGCCCCTGCAGGTGGCCAATGGGGAGACTGACTCCATGACAGGGCTGAGAGAGCGCATCCAGGAGCTGGAGGCGCAGATGGACATCATGCGGGAGGAGCTGGAGCACAAGGACCTGGAGGGCAACACAGCCACGCTGCGAGAGAAGTACCAGAAAGACTTTGAGAACCTTAAGGTTTTGAAGCATCGTTTAATTGTAAAGCAGTCGAGAGGCAGGCATTTGCCTGCTTTTTGGGGGGCAGTGTCTGGTGCATCAGACTCTCAGGGTGGAGCTGGGAGATAGTTCTTGGCCCTGAGTTACTGTATAAGCAGAATGTCGTCAACAGTCTGTGTATTTGACTCTTCATTCACCATGGTGTGG
This window of the Desmodus rotundus isolate HL8 chromosome 9, HLdesRot8A.1, whole genome shotgun sequence genome carries:
- the MPRIP gene encoding myosin phosphatase Rho-interacting protein isoform X6, giving the protein MNQCTDVVDGEGRTGQKFSLCILTPEKEHFIRAETKEIISGWLEMLMIYPRTNKQNQKKKRKVEPPTPQEPGPAKMAVTTTSSSIPSAEKVPTTKSTLWQEEMRAKDQPDGSSLSPAQSPSQSQPPATSTLREPGLEGKDEESTMSSDRMDSGRKVRVESGYFSLEKTKQDLKAEEQQLPQPVSPPSPSTPNNRYSGPGPPSQELGHPLPSLGPRPPCRMVCSSSLSSLDVASQPPAHMDSGSTGGRGAERLGCTLAFKASRQYATLADVPKAIRISYREAFQVERRRLERSTRARSPGREEVARLFGNERRRSQVIEKFEALDIEKAEHMETNLLAGPSPSSDTRQGRSERRAFPRKRDLPSDAPTAPLPDTSASPLSPHRRAKSLDRRSMESSLTPDLLNFKKGWLTKQYEDGQWKKHWFVLADQSLRYYRDSVAEEAADLDGEIDLSTCFDVTEYPVQRNYGFQIHTKEGEFTLSAMTSGIRRNWIQTIMKHVHPTSAPDVTSSLPEEKNRNSFSFETCLRPSEKQEVEPREPDPEQKRSRARERRREGRSKTFDWAEFRPLQQALAQERASATVPPDTLPEAELGELERERARRREERRKRFGMLDTVDGPATDDAALRMEVDRSPGLPVPPDPKTQNVHVEIEQRWHQVETTPLREEKQVPIAPLHLSSEDRSDRLSSHELTSLLEKELEQSQKEASDLLEQNRLLQDQLRVALGREQSAREGYVLQTEVATSQPGAWQRLHRVNQDLQRELEVQCRRQGLTTQQTQAPKHSYGEAKETVQHHEAEIHSLQARLSNAAAELTIKEQALAKLKDDLKLEKDKVREHLEEWQHSKAALSGQLQASEQKLKSAEALLLEKTQALRDLETQQALQRDRQKEVQRLQERITDLSQQLSASEQAQQLMEEKLQRNYELLLESCEKEKQVLLQNLRQVEDKASAYENQLQDHERQMELLQKEKLSARFEGSEAMHQLEEQLQVKEASIHKLAEHVQSLRDERDLIKQRFQELMERVALSDGDVAELQKKLRGREADYQNLEHSYRRVASQLQGMHTLLKEKEEELKHIKEMHEKVLEKKDQDLNEALVKMVALGSSLEETEMKLQTKEEILRKFTKASLEEAEELQSSLEEAEEDDIALSGPQLQASGSSSGFPPLRLEEDDSGAALKEKHGHSSPRTEVSIIPPKSEVPDKEEHSKNTEKCDQGVPSMKRQRIRFSTIQCQKYTQPDGSEKTWTSSTSSDTSQDRSPSEESMSSEATLSSLPAASDSDTYLSIIHSLETKLYITEEKLKDVTVKLESQQGQSQEALLTLHHQWAGTEARLREQLHASLLQVGVLASQLEQEKQARAKIVENHVGELGNFHVKNTQALACLENCREQLRSLPGSGQEEAQEAGAGPLASIERVLVHAIQALRHWPAPADSRAHAQLEEGRILEKGKETSQQPPHLPELTEQEQLKLLSDQIALEASLINQIADSLKNTTSDISRVLHEISQSGRLPLESGSTASCLGAAADTWAKKVLVDGEFWSQVESLSKHLGMLGGEAASASGGGQQSIPQALVPALADATWVRAELSFAVQSLRESFHRRLQSIQETLRGTQTALQQHKHMLGEILGAYQTPDFERVMQQVSEALTLPAGIIDGVQVSWDLSSLGEELSHQDEASSQEPFHLSDQSSGALVAIQEELALQLKDKASLLRDISASLTSLPPVESVRDCQKLLQVSQNLSYNTYLGGLGQYSSLLVKDAIIQAQVCYAACKIRLEYEKELQCYKESWQSTGASCQEHEQAVGALREEYKELLQKQKSEYLEVIAIVQRENAELKAQVTQLDHQQRYLEEVESKHSENMFALQGRYEEEIRCVVEQLNRAENTLQAEHSRVLSQLDASVRDRQDMEKHHVEQMQTLEDKFQLKVKELQTIHEEELRTLQEHYSQNLQCLQERLCHYQGRPLEALLASSPHELPTSTWPSNQPQEPLQVANGETDSMTGLRERIQELEAQMDIMREELEHKDLEGNTATLREKYQKDFENLKATCERGFAAMEETHQKKIEDLQRQHQRELEKLREEKDRLLAEETAATISAIEAMKNAHREEMERELEKSQRSQISSINSDIEALRRQYLEELQSVQRELEVLSEQYSQKCLENAHLAQALEAERQALRQCQRENQELNAHNQELNNRLAAEIARLRTLLTGDAGGEAAGSPLTQGKDAYELEVLLRVKESEIQYLKQEISSLKDELQTALRDKKYASDKYKDIYTELSIVRAKADCDISRLKEQLKTATEALGEKSPENTPVSGYDIMKSKSNPDFLKKDRSCVSRQLRNIRSKSLKEGLTVQERLKLFESRDLKKD
- the MPRIP gene encoding myosin phosphatase Rho-interacting protein isoform X2, encoding MSAAKENPCRKFQANIFNKSKCQNCFKPRESHLLNDEDLTQAKPIYGGWLLLAPDGTDFDNPVHRSRKWQRRFFILYEHGLLRYALDEMKLPHCSAQWLHHCVFPPAAHKGSDFFTSWSTPVLSIFIITNLPTTLPQGTINMNQCTDVVDGEGRTGQKFSLCILTPEKEHFIRAETKEIISGWLEMLMIYPRTNKQNQKKKRKVEPPTPQEPGPAKMAVTTTSSSIPSAEKVPTTKSTLWQEEMRAKDQPDGSSLSPAQSPSQSQPPATSTLREPGLEGKDEESTMSSDRMDSGRKVRVESGYFSLEKTKQDLKAEEQQLPQPVSPPSPSTPNNRYSGPGPPSQELGHPLPSLGPRPPCRMVCSSSLSSLDVASQPPAHMDSGSTGGRGAERLGCTLAFKASRQYATLADVPKAIRISYREAFQVERRRLERSTRARSPGREEVARLFGNERRRSQVIEKFEALDIEKAEHMETNLLAGPSPSSDTRQGRSERRAFPRKRDLPSDAPTAPLPDTSASPLSPHRRAKSLDRRSMESSLTPDLLNFKKGWLTKQYEDGQWKKHWFVLADQSLRYYRDSVAEEAADLDGEIDLSTCFDVTEYPVQRNYGFQIHTKEGEFTLSAMTSGIRRNWIQTIMKHVHPTSAPDVTSSLPEEKNRNSFSFETCLRPSEKQEVEPREPDPEQKRSRARERRREGRSKTFDWAEFRPLQQALAQERASATVPPDTLPEAELGELERERARRREERRKRFGMLDTVDGPATDDAALRMEVDRSPGLPVPPDPKTQNVHVEIEQRWHQVETTPLREEKQVPIAPLHLSSEDRSDRLSSHELTSLLEKELEQSQKEASDLLEQNRLLQDQLRVALGREQSAREGYVLQTEVATSQPGAWQRLHRVNQDLQRELEVQCRRQGLTTQQTQAPKHSYGEAKETVQHHEAEIHSLQARLSNAAAELTIKEQALAKLKDDLKLEKDKVREHLEEWQHSKAALSGQLQASEQKLKSAEALLLEKTQALRDLETQQALQRDRQKEVQRLQERITDLSQQLSASEQAQQLMEEKLQRNYELLLESCEKEKQVLLQNLRQVEDKASAYENQLQDHERQMELLQKEKLSARFEGSEAMHQLEEQLQVKEASIHKLAEHVQSLRDERDLIKQRFQELMERVALSDGDVAELQKKLRGREADYQNLEHSYRRVASQLQGMHTLLKEKEEELKHIKEMHEKVLEKKDQDLNEALVKMVALGSSLEETEMKLQTKEEILRKFTKASLEEAEELQSSLEEAEEDDIALSGPQLQASGSSSGFPPLRLEEDDSGAALKEKHGHSSPRTEVSIIPPKSEVPDKEEHSKNTEKCDQGVPSMKRQRIRFSTIQCQKYTQPDGSEKTWTSSTSSDTSQDRSPSEESMSSEATLSSLPAASDSDTYLSIIHSLETKLYITEEKLKDVTVKLESQQGQSQEALLTLHHQWAGTEARLREQLHASLLQVGVLASQLEQEKQARAKIVENHVGELGNFHVKNTQALACLENCREQLRSLPGSGQEEAQEAGAGPLASIERVLVHAIQALRHWPAPADSRAHAQLEEGRILEKGKETSQQPPHLPELTEQEQLKLLSDQIALEASLINQIADSLKNTTSDISRVLHEISQSGRLPLESGSTASCLGAAADTWAKKVLVDGEFWSQVESLSKHLGMLGGEAASASGGGQQSIPQALVPALADATWVRAELSFAVQSLRESFHRRLQSIQETLRGTQTALQQHKHMLGEILGAYQTPDFERVMQQVSEALTLPAGIIDGVQVSWDLSSLGEELSHQDEASSQEPFHLSDQSSGALVAIQEELALQLKDKASLLRDISASLTSLPPVESVRDCQKLLQVSQNLSYNTYLGGLGQYSSLLVKDAIIQAQVCYAACKIRLEYEKELQCYKESWQSTGASCQEHEQAVGALREEYKELLQKQKSEYLEVIAIVQRENAELKAQVTQLDHQQRYLEEVESKHSENMFALQGRYEEEIRCVVEQLNRAENTLQAEHSRVLSQLDASVRDRQDMEKHHVEQMQTLEDKFQLKVKELQTIHEEELRTLQEHYSQNLQCLQERLCHYQGRPLEALLASSPHELPTSTWPSNQPQEPLQVANGETDSMTGLRERIQELEAQMDIMREELEHKDLEGNTATLREKYQKDFENLKATCERGFAAMEETHQKKIEDLQRQHQRELEKLREEKDRLLAEETAATISAIEAMKNAHREEMERELEKSQRSQISSINSDIEALRRQYLEELQSVQRELEVLSEQYSQKCLENAHLAQALEAERQALRQCQRENQELNAHNQELNNRLAAEIARLRTLLTGDAGGEAAGSPLTQGKDAYELEVLLRVKESEIQYLKQEISSLKDELQTALRDKKYASDKYKDIYTELSIVRAKADCDISRLKEQLKTATEALGEKSPENTPVSGYDIMKSKSNPDFLKKDRSCVSRQLRNIRSKSVIEQVSWDN